TCGGCAAGCAGTTTCTTGGCGCCCTCGACATCGACCGGCGGCCGCTTGTCCAGCTCCTCGTTGTAGCCGGGGATCGCCGGCGCGACCAGCGCGCCGGTGGTGCGCGAAAGGCCGCGCATCACCTTCTTCTGCATCAGGCCCATGTCGAGGCTCTGATAGAGCGCGTTGCGAACCTTGGGGTCCTTCAGCGGGTTCTTGTCGGTGATGTCGGAGCCGACCAGCTTGTCGCCGAGGTTCATCGCGAAGAAGACGGTGCGCAATTCGTTCGACAAAAGCACCTTGATGGCGCCGGAAGCCTTGAGCCTCTCGATGTCCTGGAGCGGCGCGCTTTCCGTGTAGTTGATGTCGCCCGACAGAAGTGCCGCGACACGCGTCGGCGCCGAGGCGATCGGCGTGAACTCGATACGGGTGACGTTGTGCTTGGGTTTGTCCCACCATTTCGGATTGACGACCAGCACGGTCGTGGCGTCGGTCTGGCGCGATTCCAACATGAACGGTCCGGTGCCGTTGGCGTGATGGGTGGCGTAGCCCTCGACGCCCTTGGCCACGTCGGTCGGCCGTTCGCTGTTGTTTGAGACCAGCCATTTCTTGCTGAAGATGAAGATGTTGGTCAGGTCATTGGCGAGCAGCGGATAGGACGATTTCAGGACGATCTCGACGGTGTAGTCGTCGATCTTGCGCGCATCCTTATAGGCCGGAAGATTGCCCTTGAGCGGCGAAGCCTCGTCGCTCACCCGCTTCAGCGAGGCGACGACATCGTCGGCGGTAAAGTCGTCGCCATTGTGGAACTTGACGCCATGACGCAGCTTGAAGCGCCACACCGTCGGCTCGACAACCTCCCACGATTCCGCAAGCGAGGGTGCCAGCTTGAGGTTCTCGTCGTAGCGGGTGAGGCCCTCATAGATGTGATTGAGGAAAGCCAGCGTGAACGTGCTGCCGAACGAATAGGGATCGAGCGAATCGATATCGCGGGCGGCGCCCCACTTCAGGGTGGCGGCGTCCGCGGCGGTGACCACCACCAACAAGGCGGATGCGGCCGCCAGCAGCATTTTCAAACGCTTCATTGCTTGCTCCTCACTGTTCCCATCGCCGGCTTCACCGGCTCGTTGCCGGCATCCGTGCCGGATGACCCAACTCGTATTTTTCGTCGTTCTTATGTATACGAGTATTTATAATTTTGTATACATTATGAAGTGCGCGCACATGACGTGCAAGCCCTTTTCGCGGCGAGCGGCCAATTTTCTCCGAAGGATGGGCGGTAGGTGGAAGCGCTAGAGCCTCGTTTGGCCGATCGTGCGCTGCGCGCCGGCGACCAGGCCGCACAGCAGAGCCAGGAAGGCGATAGCCGAAAACAGCACCACCTGCCCCTCGGCGGCGCTCGACCATTGCCGCACCAGCCCGGCCAGCAGCGGGCCGCCGGCGGCAAGCGTGTAGCCGACGCTTTGCGACATGGAGGAAAGCCGCGCGGCGATGTTGGCGTTGGCCGAACGCAGCCCGATAAAGACCAGCGCGAGGCCAAAATTGGCGCCCTGCCCGAGGCCCAGAACAACCGCCCAGAACAGGGAACCCGGCAACCAACCCATAGTCAGTCCGGCAAAGCCGATGGCCGAAAAGCCGAGTGCGGCGACGACCAGCAGCTTCTGGCTGCGCAGGCGAGCGGCGAAGATCGGCACCACCAGCGCGGTCAAGGTCTGCGAGAAGACGGAAGCCGAGGTGACATAGCCCGAACCAAGCGGATCCAGTCCGCCGCTCTGCAGGATCGCTGGAAGCCAGCCGAGCACGATGAAGGCGAGTGCTGCCTGCAAGGTCATGAAACCGGTAACGCCCCAGGCAATGCCGTCGCGCCACAGATTGACGGTGGCGCCGTCGGTGCCGGCCTTGGCAGTCGCGCCGGTGCCCGCGGCGAAGGGCAGCCAGGCCAGCATCGCCAGGCCGGCGGGCACCGCCCACAGGCCGATCGTTGCATTCCAGCCGGTTCCAAGGGCATGGGCAAGCGGCAATGTGAAGGCCGCGCCCAGCGCGCCGCCTCCGCACATCGTCATGGTGTAGAGGCCGGTGGCAAGACCAAGCCGTCCGGCATAGTCGCGCTTGATGATCGCCGGTACCAGCACACCGGCAATGCCGATGCCGACACCGACAAGGACAGTGCCGGCAAACAGCGCCTGCACCAACGGTTCGATACGCAAGAGAAGACCAGCGGTAATGATAACCAGCGAGACCGCAAGGCCTTTCTCCAGCCCGACGCGCCGCGCCATGGCAAGGCCGGCGCCGCCTGCCAGGCCGAAACACAGCGACGGCATCATCGTCAAAACGCCGATGGAGGCGCCTGACAGACCGAATGCCTGCTGCACCGGCGCCAGCAGCACCGCAAGACTGGACAGAGCCGGGCGCAGATTGAGCGCGACCGCCAACAGCACGATGCCAGCGACCATGCTGCGCGCCGCTGGAGACAAAAAGCGCGCAGAGGCTCGGGCAACGCCAGCCTCATCGAGAGCAAGCGCGGAGGACGTGTTTTCAGGGTTTGGCATATTCGTCCAGAATGGCGCGGATATCGTGTTGGGTGACGGGCGCACTCAACAAAGCGCGCTCCGTCACCGCCTCGAGGTGATGGTCCATGGTCTCCAGCGCTTTTTCGCTGTCGCCCTTCTGCAGGGCCGCCACGATTTCCAGATGTTCGTTGACGGCGCAGTCGGAGGAATGCGGCCGGCCGTAAAGCGCCAGGATGAGCGAACAGCGCGAGACCAATTCGTTGATGTAGCGGGCGGTGACGGCGTTGCCGGCCATTTCGGCGAGCAGAATGTGGAATTCTCCGGCCAGCCGGATCGACTCGGCGGTATTGGAGGCCTTCACCGCCTCCTCGCGCGCCACATGAGCCTTGAGCTGCTCAACGTCTGTCTTGGTGATCTTGGAGACCAGCCTGCGCACCACGTCCCGCTCCAGGCTGCGGCGCACTTCGAAGATATCGTAGGCCTCTTCCAGCGTCGGCTGGGCGACGGCCGCGCCCCGGTTCGGAATGAGGTCGACAAGACCCTCGCTGTTCAGGCGGCCGAGCACGCTTCGCACGATGGTACGGCTGACGCCGAAGCGTTCGCCGATGACGTCTTCGGGCAGTTTGTCACCCGGTTTCAACGCACGCTCGATGATGGCGCGTCGCAGGCCATGATACATGGCTTCGCTGCGTGGGAGATTGGGGCGCTTCACGCGTTTGACCGAAACGTCGTCATTCATCTCTGCAACCGTCCTCCATCCGAGACGGCTCTTATACCGCACAGAAATGCATCCGTGAATTCGTTGTTTTGTATGCTATCATATCAAAAAATTGTATACTATTATTTTTCCAGGCAGCGGCAGTCGACCGCTGTCGGGCAAGCAGGAAATGTGCGGGAGCAAGGTTATGGCAAACAAGGGAGGGGTTCGTCGGCTGCTGCTCGTCAACGGCAATACCAATGCCGCGCTGACCGACAGGCTGGTCGAGCGGGCCAGGGTCGCCCTGCCTCCCGAACGCGACATCATAGGGGCAACGGCCATCTATGGGCCGGGCTATATCAGCGCGCGTGCCGATGCCGTCGTCGCCGCCCGCGCCATCGTCGACACGATCGCACTTGAGGTGAAGGAATACGGCGCCGAAAACATCAGCGTCTGCCTTCTCGCCTGTTTCGGCGAACCCGGCATCGGCGCGGCGCGCGAGATCTACCCGTTTCCGGTGGTCGGCATGGCGGAGGCATCGATCCTGTCGGCGATGCAGCTCGGCGAACGCTTCGCCATCGTCACCGTCGGCGAACGCTGGCCGTCGATGCTGCGCGAACTGATGCGCCAGCAGCGGCTGGACGACCGCTGTTGTGCCACGCTGGCGATCAACGGCCATGCACTGGAGGTGGCGGCAAGCGCGGAAGGTGCGCGCCGCAAAGTGGCTGAACTGATCTCGGAGGCCCGCGAACAGCATGGCGCCGATGTGATCATCGTCGGCGGCGCGGCGCTGGCGGGCGTCGCCAACGATTTGCAGCCCGAATTCGACGTTCCGCTGATCTGTTCCTTCAGCGCTGGGCTGGCGCAGGCCGAGGCGCTGGCCTCGCTACGCGAACCCGTTCGCCATTGAGGCATTCCCCGACGACGCCATCGAGAAGCGCTTGGCTTCGGAGTTATCCTTCCAGACCCAGAACTATCTGACCCACTCGCCGCGATACCAGTCGACGAATTTGCGCAGGCCGTCCTCGATCGAGGTGTTCGGCTTGAAGCCGATGGCGCGGTCGAGCTCGGTGACATCGGCATAGGTGCACTCGACATCGCCCGGCTGCATCGGCTCGTACTGGCGCTTCGCCTCGATACCGATCAACCGCTCCAGCATGTCGATGAAATCGCCGAGCCGCACCGGGCTGTTGTTGCCAATGTTGAACAGCCGGCTGGGCGGCACCGCGCCCGACGGCGGCGTGTCCAGAACCTTCACCACCGCTTCGACGACGTCGTCGACATAGGTGAAGTCGCGCCACATTTCGCCCTGGTTGAAGACGCGGATCGGTCTGCCCTCCAGGATCGCCTTGGTGAACAGCCAATACGCCATGTCCGGACGGCCCCACGGCCCGTAGACGGTAAAGAAGCGCAAGCCTGTCTGCGGGATGGCGAAGAGATGGGCGTAGGTGTGGCTCATCAGCTCGTCCGCCTTCTTGGTGGCGGCATAGAGCGAGACCGGCGTGTCGACCTTGTCGGCCTCGGCGAACGGTACCTTGCGGTTGCCGCCATAGACGGAACTCGACGAAGCGTAGACCAGATGTTCGAAGCCGGGCAGCGCCCGGCAGAATTCCAGCACCTCCAGATGCCCGACCACGTTGGAGCGGATATAGGTGCGCGGATTGTCGAGCGAATAACGTACGCCGGCCTGCGCGGCGAGGTGCACGATGCGCCGGATGCCGAGCCCCGACAGTGCCGCCAACGCGCCCTCGTCGGCGATATCCAGCCGGCGGAACGAGAACCCCTTTCGCTCAAGCAACTGCGCCAGCCGCGCCTGCTTCAGCGCCGGGTCGTAATAATCGTTCAGATTGTCGACGCCGATCACCTCTTCGCCCCGGTCGAGAAGGCGATGGCAGACATGACTGCCGATGAAGCCGGCGGCGCCGGTGACAAGAATGGGCAAGCGTGCTCTCCGAACAATTGCGCCGCGCCGGTCCGGCCGCACCGCCGGCGCAGTGCTACCACCGGGGCCGTCTCGGGTTCAACCGGGAACGATGGGTCCGGCCGCGTCAGCTCGCCTCGCGCATCGCCTCCGCCGCCTGCAGGTCGACGGAGACCAGCTGGCTGACGCCCTGCTCGGCCATGGTGACGCCGAACAGGCGGTCCATGCGCGCCATGGTGATCGGATTGTGGGTGATGACGACGAAGCGCGTTTCGGTCGAGGCCGACATCTCGTCCATCAGGTTGCAGAAACGCTCGACATTGTGGTCGTCGAGCGGCGCGTCCACCTCGTCCAGCACGCAGATCGGCGCCGGATTGGTCAGGAACACGGCGAAGATCAGCGACATCGCCGTCAGCGCCTGCTCGCCACCCGACAACAGCGTCATCGTCTGCGGCTTCTTGCCCGGAGGACGGGCAAGGATTTCCAGGCCGGCCTCCAGGGGATCTTCCGATTCGATCAATTGCAATTCGGCGGTGCCACCACCGAATAGATGGGTGAACAGCCGCTGGAAATGCGCGTTGACGACGTCGAAGGCGGCCAGCAGCCGTTCGCGGCCTTCGCGGTTCAGGCTCTGGATGGCCTGGCGCAGTTTGCGGATCGCCTCGATGACGTCCTCGCGCTCGGAGACGATCGTCTCCAGCCGCTCGGACAGTTCGCGCTGCTCTTCCTCGGCGCGCAGGTTGACCGCGCCCAGCCTCTCGCGCTCGATCTTCAGCCGTTCCAGCTGGCGCTCGATCTCGCCCATGTCGGGTATCGGGCTGTCAGCCTCCAGGCCGGTGTGGCGGATAACCAGGTGCGGCGGCGTGTTAAGCGCTTCCTGGATGCGCGCCTCCACCTCCTGGCGGCGCTCGTCGGCGGCGGTCAGCCTTTCCTCGGCGCGCACGCGCGCCTCGCGCGCTTCGGCCAAGGTAGTGATGGCGGCCGTTGCCGCCTTGTCGAGCTCGGCCTGTCGGTTTTCCGCTTCCTGCAAGCGGTCGGCGGCGTTCTTGCGCAGCGCCTCGGCTTCCGAGAGCTGGGACAGCAGCGCGCGGCGGCGCTGGTCGAGCTCGTCCGGCGCCTCGACCAGATCCTCTCGCTCGGCGGCTGCCTCGGCCTTGCGTTCGGCAAGTGCCGCGATCTGCGTCGACGCGTTCTCGGCGCGCGACAGCCAGTTGCCGCGTTCGAGGGCGATCGCCTGCAGGCGGCGCGTGCGCGCCTCGGCTTCGCGGTTCAGGCCGTCATGGACGGCGCGCGCTTCGGCCAGAGCGGCGCGATCGCGCGAGACGTGACCGGCAGCCTGCTCCAGCCTCGACTGCAAATCGCCGAGATCGGGCGCACCGCGCAGCTGTTCTTCCGCCTCGACATAGATGGCGGTGGCTTCCTCATGCGCCTCGACGACACGGCCGCGCGATTCCTCCAGCGCACCGCGCCGCGTCGACAATTCGCCGGTGGCCTTCTCGGCCTGGGCCAGGGCATTGCGCGCCGCGTCGAGCGCGTGCTGCGCGTCGCGCCATGCCTGGCGCGCGTGTTTTTCGTCCTCGACCGCGTTGCGCAGGCCGGTCTCGGCGTTACGCAGCGCCTCTTCGGCGGCGCGCACCGCCACGGTTGCCGCGACGGCCTCGGCGTCGAGTTCGGTCAGGCGGTTCTTCTGGGCCAGCCGCAGGGCGGCGGCGGTCGGCGCGTCGGCGCTGGCGGTGAAGCCGTCCCAGCGCCACAGCGCGCCGTCCTTGCTCACCAGCCGCTGGCCCGGCGCCAGCAAGGCCTGCAGGCGCTTGCCATCCGATGCCTCGACGATGCCGATCTGGGCGAGGCGACGCGCCAATTGTGACGGTGCCTTGACCACCGAGGCGAGGCTGCGCACGCCCTCCGGCAGCGCCGGGTCGCTCGCCTGCACCGCGTTCTCGCCCCAATGGACGGGCGCACTGCGGTCGAGCGGCACCTCGAGGTCTTCGCCAAGTGCGGCACCCAGCGCGGTTTCGAAACCACGCTCCACGCTCATCTGTTCCAGCACGGCTGGGAACAGGTCGCCGCCGCTGGTTGAATTGATGATCTTGGCAAGCGTGCGCGCCTCGGTCTCGATGCCGGCGAGCTCGGCCTTGGCCTCCTGCAATGGCAGCCGGGCGGCGGTCTCGGCCTCGCGCGCCGTCGCAACCGCCTGTTCGGCAAGCTCGGCGGCGGCCTCGGTCGCTTCCAGCGCCTCGGCGGCTGCTTCCGCCAACACGCGTTTTTCGGTCGGGTCGGCCAGCGCCGAGATGCGCTGCGCGATCTCGGCCAGTTCGCGGTCGGCATCTGCGAGTTGACGGGCGAAACGATCGCGCCGTTCCGCCGTTTCGCGCAATGTCCGCTCGATCTGGTTGCGACCGGCCGCCGCTTCCGCCCGTTCGGCGGTCAGCCTGGCCAGCGCACCTTCGCTGGTCGCCAGCGTCGCGGTGGCCTCTTCAAAAGCGGCGCGCGTATTTGCCTCGCGCTCGGCGGCACCGGCGTTTTCGCCGTTCAGGGTGGTTTCTTCCGCCGCCAGCCGCTCCAGCACGGCGGCGTTGTCGCGCACCATGCGCTCCTCGCGCTCGATATCGCTGTCGAGCTGCTGCAGACGGCGGTCGAGCTCGGTCTGGCGCGCGCGGATGCGGCCGGCCTCCTCCTCGATCTGCGACTTGGCGATCGACAGGCGCTGGAAAGCGGCGGCTGCCTTGGCCTCGGCGTCGCGCAGGTCCGGCAGGCGATGGGCGCCGATCGCCTGTTCTTTGGCGGCATTCATCTGGGCTGCGGCGCGATCGCCGACCAGCGCGGTCGCCGTCGCCAGGGCCGAACGTGCTTCGCCTTCCTGCGTCTTCGCCAGCGTCCAGCGCAGATGCAGCAGCGTGGCCTCGGCCTTGCGGATATCGGCCGAGAGGTTCTTGAAACGCGAGGCCTGGCGGGCCTGACGCTTTAGGCTCTCGATCTGGCTTTCCAGCTCGCCGACCACATCGTCCAGCCGCTCGAGGTTCTGTTCGGCGCCCTTCAGCCGCAACTCCGCCTCGTGACGGCGGGTGTGCAGGCCGGAAATGCCGGCGGCTTCTTCCAGCAGGGCGCGGCGCGCCTGCGGCTTGGCCTGGATCAGCTCGCCGATGCGGCCCTGCCCGACCATCGAGGGCGAGCGTGCGCCGGTGGACTGGTCGGCGAACAGAAGCTGCACGTCCTTGGCGCGCGCCTCCTTGCCGTTGATGCGATAGACCGACCCCGCCTCGCGCTCGATGCGGCGCGAAACCTGCAATTCGTCGGCATCGTTGAAGGCGGATGGCGCCGTGCGGTCGACATTGTCGAGGAACAGCGTGACTTCGGCGGTGTTGCGCGCTGGGCGCGTGTTGGAGCCGGAGAAGATGACGTCGTCCATGCCGGACGCACGCATGTTCTTGTAGGAGCTTTCGCCCATGACCCAGCGGAGCGCTTCCACCAAGTTCGACTTGCCGCAGCCATTCGGCCCGACGATGCCGGTGAGGCCGCGTTCGATAACGAACTCACCGGGTTCGACGAAGGATTTGAAACCGAGCAGGCGCAGGCGCGAGAATTTCATTCGCGCAACCCCGTTCGGGCGCGAACGCCAAGGCGCTGCCGCCCCGGCGCTACCGGAACGTCACAGCAGAGGGTCGATGATGGCCGACATTTCCGCAATCGACAACGCACCCTTGTAGGTTTGCCCGTTGATGAAGAAGGTCGGCGTCGAGTCGACCTTGAATTCGTCCTGTCCACGCTTCTGCACCGATCTGACTTGGTCCAGAAGTTTCTGGTCCGTCAAGCAGGAGTTGAAGCTCTCCTGTGTAAAACCGGCCAGTTTGGACAGTTGGAACATCGCGTCCTTGACGTTTTCGGCCGCGGCCCAGTTCTGCTGCTGCTTGAACAGCACGTCGACCATCGGGAAATAGTTGTCGCCCGCGCAGCGCGCCAGCATGAAACCCGCCTCGGCGCGCGGATCGAACGGGAACTCGCGGAAGATCAGCCGCACCTTGCCGGTGTCGATATATTTCGTCTTCAGTTCCGGCAGCGTCGTTTCGTGGAAATGCGCGCAATGCGGGCAGGTCATCGACGCGTATTCGATGATGGTGACCTTGGCGTCGTCCTTGCCAAGCTGCTTTTCCGGCAACACGCCCGGCTTCAGCAGTTCAGCCATGTTGACCGAACCGGAGGACTGCGGGGCTGCGGCCGCGGGCGTCGCTGCCGGCTTGGTGGCATCGGCGGTCTTGGTCGTCTCGGCGGGCTTCGAGCCTTCCGCCTCGGCCTCGCCAGCCTTGTTGCAGGCGGCGAGTGCCAGCGCTGCCGGAGCGACGGCCAGCGTGGTCAGAATGGTTCTGCGGGACAAGAGACGGGTCATCGAATCACCTGATTAGCGTTGGATTTTGCAATGGAAGATCAAGAAAAAGCGAGAGTCCGGGCGAATTAAGGCATCGCGGCCCACAAGTCCAATCGCGAAATCCGGTCGAAACGATCACGAAAACGCGAGACGCCGGTGAGTTCTACTTGCGCTGGCCGATGATGGTCGCGCCGAGCCGCTCCAGTGAAGCGCGCAGGCCGTCGTCCTCGACGCCCTCAACCACCCGTTCCAGACGCGTTTTCTCTAATGGCGTCAATGGCCTGGCAGGCTGTGCCGTGCGTCGCCTGGTTTCCGTCAGCGGCTTCTGGACGATGCGGATGCGGCCGATCGCCTGGAAACCAAGAAAGGCGTTGACGCGACCGATGATCTCGTCGGCCTGATGCTGGAGGTGCAGCGCCGCGACACCTTGGCACGCCACCACCAGCACAGCCGGCTCGAACGGATCGTCCTCGCGCATGCGGCGCGGCCACTGGATCTTTTCCGGCCGCGAGGTGCCGGCAAGACGCGGCCCGACGATCTCCTCCCAGGATTGGACGAGGCCGATCGAGATTCCGGCGCGCTTGCGCAACACCGGCTCGAGGATGCCGGTGGCGAGATCGCTGACCGGCACGGGATTGCCGTAGCGGTTTTTCCCTGTCATGCGTGCTCCGTCAGACAGCAGGAGCGGCCGAAATCAACCACTCCCTCGGAAGATCAATGGCATCACTCACCTCGACCCGCAAGCCTGCAGACCGGCCTGTCACCGGCATCGCCGACCGGCTGCTTGCCTGGTACGACGCCCATCACCGTGACTTGCCGTGGCGGGTGCCGCCGCGCGAACTGGCAAGCGGCGTCCGGCCAGATCCCTATCGCGTCTGGTTGTCCGAGGTCATGCTGCAGCAGACCACGGTCGAGGCGGTCAAAGCCTATTTCCAGGCCTTTCTCGAACGCTGGCCGACCGTGCAGGCGCTTGGCGCGGCAAGCACCGACGACGTGATGAAGGCCTGGGCGGGGCTCGGCTATTATTCGCGGGCACGCAACCTGAAGGCCTGTGCGGATCGCATCGCGGCGCGGGGCGGCGTTTTTCCCGATACCGAGGACGGACTGCGCGCCCTGCCCGGCATCGGCGCCTATACGGCGGCTGCGATCGCCGCGATCGCCTTCGTCCGGCCGGCGGTCGTGGTCGACGGCAATGTCGAGCGCGTCATCACACGCCTGTTTTCGATCGCCATGCCGCTGCCGGCGGCCAAGCCCGATATCCGCGCCGAGGTCGAGCGACTGGTGCCGGCGGACAGGCCCGGCGATTTCGCGCAGGCGACGATGGATCTCGGCGCCACCATCTGCACGCCGCGCCGGCCGCGCTGCATGCTGTGCCCGCTGCGGCAAGATTGCAGCGCCATCCTGTCCGGCGATCCCGAATTCTACCCGGTGAAACTGGCCAAGCCCGAAAAGCCGCAACGCAAGGGCGCCGCCTTTGTCGCCATCCGCAACGACGGCGCGGTGCTTTTGCGCAAACGCCCGGAAAAAGGCCTGCTTGGAGGGATGAGCGAGGTGCCGACCACCGGCTGGACCGCGCGCATCGACGGCGCCACTGGAACCGACGCCGCACCCTTCGCGGCCAACTGGCGGCCGGCGGGCAGCATCGGCCATGTCTTCACCCATTTCGGGCTCGAACTCGCCGTCTACCGCGCCGATGTCGATTTCACCGCGCCACCCCAGGGGTTTTTCTGGTCGCGGCCCGGCTGGATCAATGACGAGGCCTTGCCGACTGTCATGAAAAAGGCAATCGAAGCGGCTATGCCCGGCTCGACCCAGAAGGGCCCGCACAAGAGGAAAGCATGACCGAAATCCGCCATATCGTCTTCGACATCGGCAAGGTGCTGCTGCACTACGACCCCAGCCTGCCGTTCAACCGGCTGATCCCGGACGAGACGGAGCGGCAGTGGTTCTTCGATCATGTCTGCACGTCGGACTGGAACATCGAGCAGGATCGCGGCCGGACCTGGGAAGAGGCCGAGGCGCTGCTGATCGACACCCACCCCGATCATGCCGAAAACATCCGCAACTTCCGCCGCCATTGGCACGAGATGGTGCCGCACGCCTATGACGACAGCGTGGTGCTGATGGAACGGCTGATCGACGACGGCCGCGACGTCACCATGCTTACCAATTTCGCCGGCGACACCTTCCGGGAAGCGCAGGAGCGGTTCGCCTTCCTGAAACGGCCGCGCGGCGTCACCGTTTCGGCCGATATCCGGCTGCTAAAACCCGACCGCGCCATCTACGACCACCACGTCAAATCCTTCGGCCTCGAGCCGGCGGCGACGCTGTTCATCGACGACAGCCAGAAGAATGTCGACGGCGCCAAGGAAGCCGGCTGGCAAGCCGTGCTGTTCACCGACCCCGCGACGCTAAAGCGCGACCTGACCAATCTCGGAGTTATCGCATGAGCGCCGCCCACGATCCCGCCGAGACGCTGGCCCGTTTCCATGACGTGACCAATGCGCAGGACTTCGCCGCCATCGAGGCGATGTTCGCGCCCGAGGTCGTCTATATCTCGCAAGGCGTTGGCGGCCGCATCGAGGGCCGCGACGCAGTGATGGCGGCTTTCCGCACTTATTTCACGGAATATCCGGACCAGGAAGCGGAAGACAAGAAGCTGGAAGCCCTGTCGCCCATGAGCGCCCGCTCCGAATGGCGACTCACCGGCACCAGCACCAAGACGGGC
The genomic region above belongs to Mesorhizobium terrae and contains:
- a CDS encoding HAD family hydrolase produces the protein MTEIRHIVFDIGKVLLHYDPSLPFNRLIPDETERQWFFDHVCTSDWNIEQDRGRTWEEAEALLIDTHPDHAENIRNFRRHWHEMVPHAYDDSVVLMERLIDDGRDVTMLTNFAGDTFREAQERFAFLKRPRGVTVSADIRLLKPDRAIYDHHVKSFGLEPAATLFIDDSQKNVDGAKEAGWQAVLFTDPATLKRDLTNLGVIA
- the mutY gene encoding A/G-specific adenine glycosylase, producing MASLTSTRKPADRPVTGIADRLLAWYDAHHRDLPWRVPPRELASGVRPDPYRVWLSEVMLQQTTVEAVKAYFQAFLERWPTVQALGAASTDDVMKAWAGLGYYSRARNLKACADRIAARGGVFPDTEDGLRALPGIGAYTAAAIAAIAFVRPAVVVDGNVERVITRLFSIAMPLPAAKPDIRAEVERLVPADRPGDFAQATMDLGATICTPRRPRCMLCPLRQDCSAILSGDPEFYPVKLAKPEKPQRKGAAFVAIRNDGAVLLRKRPEKGLLGGMSEVPTTGWTARIDGATGTDAAPFAANWRPAGSIGHVFTHFGLELAVYRADVDFTAPPQGFFWSRPGWINDEALPTVMKKAIEAAMPGSTQKGPHKRKA
- a CDS encoding nuclear transport factor 2 family protein — translated: MSAAHDPAETLARFHDVTNAQDFAAIEAMFAPEVVYISQGVGGRIEGRDAVMAAFRTYFTEYPDQEAEDKKLEALSPMSARSEWRLTGTSTKTGVWRERIGAETITLNGDGLIVRVDVEG